The DNA window TTCAGCTCATTTTTTACTTTTGCATTTATCAAAACTTGCGGATATGAAACCATGACATTGGCCAATTGTGACATCTTTTTGCCGCTTTTAACGAGCAATTCAGCCACTTTTAAAGCGGTTATCTCGCCATCGCCTGTTGTGTTGTGATCGAGGAAAATTATGTGTCCCGACTGTTCACCGCCTATTGAGTATCCATTTTTCACCATTTCCTCTAAGACATATCTATCTCCAACTTTTGTCTTTACCACATCTATGCCATTTTGCTTTAATGCTATGTCTAATCCTATATTGCTCATAACCGTGACGACAACTGTGTTTTTATTTAGTTTCCCTGTATTTTTAAGATGTATACCACACATAGCCATTATGTGGTCTCCGTCTACAACATCACCATTTTCATCAACTGCAATAAGCCTGTCTGCATCGCCATCGAAAGCAAACCCTACATCAGCACCCGTTCCAGCTACAATCTCCTGAAGCACTTTCGGATTTGTAGATCCACATTTGACATTTATTTTTTCTCCGTTTGGATGTGAACCGTATAATATCACGTCTGCCCCTAATTCGTGAAAAAGTATAGGTGCAACTGTGCTGCTTGCTCCATACGCACAATCTAAAACCACTCTAAGTCCCTTTAAATCACAATCTATAGTAGATTTCAAAAATTCAATGTAATCCCTCTGTGCGCTCTCACTTTCCACTACATTTCCAACATCCAATCCTGTAGGTGTTGGCAACTGGCTTTTTTCATTTATTATCTTCTCTATTTTGTCTTCTACTTCATCAGGAAGCTTATATCCATCTTTATTAAAAAATTTGATGCCATTGTATTCAACAGGATTATGTGACGCTGAAATGACCACACCAGCATCTAATTTATAATGTCTTGTCAAATATGCAACAGCAGGTGTAGGTATGATACCAGCATCTATGACTTCTGCTCCAACAGACGTAAGTCCTGCCGTCAATGCGCTTTTTAGCATATCTCCAGATACTCTGCTGTCACGCCCTATTAAAATTTTTGGCCTTCTTGAACATTCCGTCAAAACATACGCACCAGCTCTTCCAAGCTCAAACGCAAGTTGTGGCGTAAGATCTTTGTTGGCAATCCCTCTTACACCATCTGTGCCAAATAATCTAGCCATAAAATCCATTCCTTTCAGTATCAAAAAATCATACGATAATATTTTATCACACTAATAGATCCAATGCAATTTACCGTAGGTATGCTTAATTCTATGAATAATTTAGCACAATCCCTCACAGCTATTTTAAATTCCGATTATTTATAAGGCTATTTAATGAATTTACCACTTCATGAGCCATCTTATCCAAGCAATCGCCTTTATCCATCGATACATCTGGGTATATGCTTTTGCCTATCGTTACAGAAATCCTTCCTGCATGTGGAAAGTACTCTCCCATAGGCAATACAACATCAGTTCCGCTTATACCTACAGGCACAATTGGGTATCCTGTTTTGCATGAGATATACATGGCACCTTTGTAAATTTTTATTACGCTTTTGTCAAGTGATATTCCCCCCTCTGGAAACAAAGCGATAGATCTCCCATCATCAAGCATCTTGATGGCTTCCTTTATTGCGTTTACATCTGCAGAATTTTTTTTGATAGGAATTGCTTCTAAGGCGTTTAAAATCAAATTCAAAATAGGTATCTTATACAAATCCTTGCTGGCTATGAAAAAAACTCTTCTATCGATGGCGTCCATAAGCGCTATCGGATCTAATATGCTTTTGTGATTAGCCACAAATATACATGGTCCATCCGGCAAATCGCCTAACAAATCTACGCTGAGTCCAAAAAATAGGGATATAATCGCTAAAGTAATGACCTTAATAAAATAGTACAGAATCATTCATACCACCTATAACTATAATAGATAAAACAGAAAAAAAAGTTCTTTAAAAATGAAACCTCCACAATGGGAGGTTTTTATCTTACCACAAGCTGAGAAGCTATAAATTCTTTGCCTCTTTCGTATGCTTTTATATTTAGAGGTATGAGATTTTCTTTGCCTTCAAAAACCTTGCCAAACGCAGTTTTAATAGCAGCCTCACTGATCATGTTTTTTAAACCAATCAAAGCCCCAATCATGATTGAATTAGCCACTTTGAGATTTCCCAGTTGATTTGCAATATCATTTGTGGGAATTCTGTATACTTCAATATCCCTTCTTTTGTGTTCTATAGTAATCAACGAACTATTTATAAGCAGCAATCCACCTTTTACAATATCTTGCTCATACTTTTCTAAAGAAGGCCTATTCATAGCAACAACTACAGTTGCCTCATTTATTATTGGTGAGCCTACTGGTTCATCAGATATGGTAACATGGCAGTTGGCTGTGCCTCCTCTCATCTCTGGTCCATACGACGGCAGCCACGATACGTTTTTCCCATCCATCATTCCTGCATATGACATTATAAGCCCCATCGACATAATGCCCTGTCCGCCAAATC is part of the Thermoanaerobacterium sp. PSU-2 genome and encodes:
- the glmM gene encoding phosphoglucosamine mutase, with the translated sequence MARLFGTDGVRGIANKDLTPQLAFELGRAGAYVLTECSRRPKILIGRDSRVSGDMLKSALTAGLTSVGAEVIDAGIIPTPAVAYLTRHYKLDAGVVISASHNPVEYNGIKFFNKDGYKLPDEVEDKIEKIINEKSQLPTPTGLDVGNVVESESAQRDYIEFLKSTIDCDLKGLRVVLDCAYGASSTVAPILFHELGADVILYGSHPNGEKINVKCGSTNPKVLQEIVAGTGADVGFAFDGDADRLIAVDENGDVVDGDHIMAMCGIHLKNTGKLNKNTVVVTVMSNIGLDIALKQNGIDVVKTKVGDRYVLEEMVKNGYSIGGEQSGHIIFLDHNTTGDGEITALKVAELLVKSGKKMSQLANVMVSYPQVLINAKVKNELKYKYMDDEDIAREIEKLEEEMKGEGRVLIRPSGTEPLVRVMVEGKDQEKIESMARELANLIEKKLG
- a CDS encoding lysophospholipid acyltransferase family protein — encoded protein: MILYYFIKVITLAIISLFFGLSVDLLGDLPDGPCIFVANHKSILDPIALMDAIDRRVFFIASKDLYKIPILNLILNALEAIPIKKNSADVNAIKEAIKMLDDGRSIALFPEGGISLDKSVIKIYKGAMYISCKTGYPIVPVGISGTDVVLPMGEYFPHAGRISVTIGKSIYPDVSMDKGDCLDKMAHEVVNSLNSLINNRNLK
- a CDS encoding 2-oxoacid:acceptor oxidoreductase family protein, with the translated sequence MNEKIIFAGFGGQGIMSMGLIMSYAGMMDGKNVSWLPSYGPEMRGGTANCHVTISDEPVGSPIINEATVVVAMNRPSLEKYEQDIVKGGLLLINSSLITIEHKRRDIEVYRIPTNDIANQLGNLKVANSIMIGALIGLKNMISEAAIKTAFGKVFEGKENLIPLNIKAYERGKEFIASQLVVR